Proteins found in one Orcinus orca chromosome 11, mOrcOrc1.1, whole genome shotgun sequence genomic segment:
- the MFNG gene encoding beta-1,3-N-acetylglucosaminyltransferase manic fringe isoform X2 translates to MQCRLLRGLAGVLLTLLCMGLLSLRYYSSPSPQGVPETPGLSPPSPRPPELQLHDVFIAVKTTRAFHRSRLELLLDTWVSRTREQTFIFTDSLDEGLQERLGPHLVVTNCSAEHSHPALSCKMAAEFDAFLASGLRWFCHVDDDNYLNPRALLKLLKTFPWTRDVYIGRPSLNRPIHASEPQPNNRTRLVQFWFATGGAGFCINRKLALKMAPWASGPRFVDTSALIRLPDDCTVGYIVECKLGGHLQPSPLFHSHLETLQLLGAAQLPKQVSLPPLSTLPGYSLVPTAGGPMNPEPPGKG, encoded by the exons ATGCAGTGCCGGCTCCTCCGGGGCCTGGCTGGAGtcctcctcacccttctgtgcATGGGGCTCCTCTCCCTACGGTACTACTCAAGCCCATCCCCGCAGGGCGTGCCGGAGACCCCCGGGCTGAGCCCGCCAAGCCCTCGGCCGCCGGAGCTGCAGCTGCACGATGTCTTCATCGCAGTCAAGACAACCCGGGCCTTCCACCGCTCCCGCCTGGAGCTGCTGCTCGACACGTGGGTCTCCAGGACCAGGGAACAG aCGTTCATCTTCACCGACAGCCTGGATGAAGGCCTCCAGGAGAGACTGG GGCCCCACCTCGTGGTCACCAACTGCTCTGCGGAGCACAGCCACCCTGCCCTGTCCTGCAAGATGGCTGCTGAGTTTGATGCCTTCTTGGCCAGCGGACTGAG GTGGTTCTGTCATGTGGATGACGACAACTATCTGAACCCGAGGGCGCTGCTGAAGCTGCTAAAAACCTTCCCGTGGACCCGCGACGTCTACATCGGCCGGCCCAGCCTGAACCGGCCTATCCACGCTTCTGAGCCGCAGCCGAACAACCGCACG AGGCTGGTACAGTTCTGGTTTGCCACCGGGGGCGCCGGCTTCTGCATCAACCGCaaactggctttgaagatggccCCATGGGCCAG TGGCCCCCGCTTCGTGGACACATCTGCCCTCATCCGGCTGCCTGACGACTGCACTGTGGGCTACATCGTCGAGTGCAAGCTGGGCGGCCACCTGCAGCCCAGCCCTCTCTTCCACTCCCACCTGGAGACCCTGCAGCTGCTGGGGGCTGCCCAGCTCCCAAAGCAG GTTTCGCTCCCTCCATTGTCTACTCTACCCGGATACTCCCTGGTGCCCACAGCTGGTGGCCCGATGAACCCTGAACCTCCGGGCAAAGGTTGA
- the MFNG gene encoding beta-1,3-N-acetylglucosaminyltransferase manic fringe isoform X1: protein MQCRLLRGLAGVLLTLLCMGLLSLRYYSSPSPQGVPETPGLSPPSPRPPELQLHDVFIAVKTTRAFHRSRLELLLDTWVSRTREQTFIFTDSLDEGLQERLGPHLVVTNCSAEHSHPALSCKMAAEFDAFLASGLRWFCHVDDDNYLNPRALLKLLKTFPWTRDVYIGRPSLNRPIHASEPQPNNRTRLVQFWFATGGAGFCINRKLALKMAPWASGPRFVDTSALIRLPDDCTVGYIVECKLGGHLQPSPLFHSHLETLQLLGAAQLPKQVTLSYGVFEGKLNVIKLHGPFSPEEDSSRFRSLHCLLYPDTPWCPQLVAR, encoded by the exons ATGCAGTGCCGGCTCCTCCGGGGCCTGGCTGGAGtcctcctcacccttctgtgcATGGGGCTCCTCTCCCTACGGTACTACTCAAGCCCATCCCCGCAGGGCGTGCCGGAGACCCCCGGGCTGAGCCCGCCAAGCCCTCGGCCGCCGGAGCTGCAGCTGCACGATGTCTTCATCGCAGTCAAGACAACCCGGGCCTTCCACCGCTCCCGCCTGGAGCTGCTGCTCGACACGTGGGTCTCCAGGACCAGGGAACAG aCGTTCATCTTCACCGACAGCCTGGATGAAGGCCTCCAGGAGAGACTGG GGCCCCACCTCGTGGTCACCAACTGCTCTGCGGAGCACAGCCACCCTGCCCTGTCCTGCAAGATGGCTGCTGAGTTTGATGCCTTCTTGGCCAGCGGACTGAG GTGGTTCTGTCATGTGGATGACGACAACTATCTGAACCCGAGGGCGCTGCTGAAGCTGCTAAAAACCTTCCCGTGGACCCGCGACGTCTACATCGGCCGGCCCAGCCTGAACCGGCCTATCCACGCTTCTGAGCCGCAGCCGAACAACCGCACG AGGCTGGTACAGTTCTGGTTTGCCACCGGGGGCGCCGGCTTCTGCATCAACCGCaaactggctttgaagatggccCCATGGGCCAG TGGCCCCCGCTTCGTGGACACATCTGCCCTCATCCGGCTGCCTGACGACTGCACTGTGGGCTACATCGTCGAGTGCAAGCTGGGCGGCCACCTGCAGCCCAGCCCTCTCTTCCACTCCCACCTGGAGACCCTGCAGCTGCTGGGGGCTGCCCAGCTCCCAAAGCAG GTCACCCTCAGCTATGGCGTCTTTGAGGGGAAACTCAACGTCATTAAGCTCCATGGCCCCTTCTCCCCTGAGGAGGACTCCTCCAG GTTTCGCTCCCTCCATTGTCTACTCTACCCGGATACTCCCTGGTGCCCACAGCTGGTGGCCCGATGA
- the MFNG gene encoding beta-1,3-N-acetylglucosaminyltransferase manic fringe isoform X5, whose product MKASRRDWVTLGPHLVVTNCSAEHSHPALSCKMAAEFDAFLASGLRWFCHVDDDNYLNPRALLKLLKTFPWTRDVYIGRPSLNRPIHASEPQPNNRTRLVQFWFATGGAGFCINRKLALKMAPWASGPRFVDTSALIRLPDDCTVGYIVECKLGGHLQPSPLFHSHLETLQLLGAAQLPKQVTLSYGVFEGKLNVIKLHGPFSPEEDSSRFRSLHCLLYPDTPWCPQLVAR is encoded by the exons ATGAAGGCCTCCAGGAGAGACTGGGTAACTCTGG GGCCCCACCTCGTGGTCACCAACTGCTCTGCGGAGCACAGCCACCCTGCCCTGTCCTGCAAGATGGCTGCTGAGTTTGATGCCTTCTTGGCCAGCGGACTGAG GTGGTTCTGTCATGTGGATGACGACAACTATCTGAACCCGAGGGCGCTGCTGAAGCTGCTAAAAACCTTCCCGTGGACCCGCGACGTCTACATCGGCCGGCCCAGCCTGAACCGGCCTATCCACGCTTCTGAGCCGCAGCCGAACAACCGCACG AGGCTGGTACAGTTCTGGTTTGCCACCGGGGGCGCCGGCTTCTGCATCAACCGCaaactggctttgaagatggccCCATGGGCCAG TGGCCCCCGCTTCGTGGACACATCTGCCCTCATCCGGCTGCCTGACGACTGCACTGTGGGCTACATCGTCGAGTGCAAGCTGGGCGGCCACCTGCAGCCCAGCCCTCTCTTCCACTCCCACCTGGAGACCCTGCAGCTGCTGGGGGCTGCCCAGCTCCCAAAGCAG GTCACCCTCAGCTATGGCGTCTTTGAGGGGAAACTCAACGTCATTAAGCTCCATGGCCCCTTCTCCCCTGAGGAGGACTCCTCCAG GTTTCGCTCCCTCCATTGTCTACTCTACCCGGATACTCCCTGGTGCCCACAGCTGGTGGCCCGATGA
- the MFNG gene encoding beta-1,3-N-acetylglucosaminyltransferase manic fringe isoform X4, which translates to MSGASLCGTFTITRVTFIFTDSLDEGLQERLGPHLVVTNCSAEHSHPALSCKMAAEFDAFLASGLRWFCHVDDDNYLNPRALLKLLKTFPWTRDVYIGRPSLNRPIHASEPQPNNRTRLVQFWFATGGAGFCINRKLALKMAPWASGPRFVDTSALIRLPDDCTVGYIVECKLGGHLQPSPLFHSHLETLQLLGAAQLPKQVTLSYGVFEGKLNVIKLHGPFSPEEDSSRFRSLHCLLYPDTPWCPQLVAR; encoded by the exons ATGTCGGGTGCATCGCTCTGTGGAACCTTCACAATAACCCGAGTG aCGTTCATCTTCACCGACAGCCTGGATGAAGGCCTCCAGGAGAGACTGG GGCCCCACCTCGTGGTCACCAACTGCTCTGCGGAGCACAGCCACCCTGCCCTGTCCTGCAAGATGGCTGCTGAGTTTGATGCCTTCTTGGCCAGCGGACTGAG GTGGTTCTGTCATGTGGATGACGACAACTATCTGAACCCGAGGGCGCTGCTGAAGCTGCTAAAAACCTTCCCGTGGACCCGCGACGTCTACATCGGCCGGCCCAGCCTGAACCGGCCTATCCACGCTTCTGAGCCGCAGCCGAACAACCGCACG AGGCTGGTACAGTTCTGGTTTGCCACCGGGGGCGCCGGCTTCTGCATCAACCGCaaactggctttgaagatggccCCATGGGCCAG TGGCCCCCGCTTCGTGGACACATCTGCCCTCATCCGGCTGCCTGACGACTGCACTGTGGGCTACATCGTCGAGTGCAAGCTGGGCGGCCACCTGCAGCCCAGCCCTCTCTTCCACTCCCACCTGGAGACCCTGCAGCTGCTGGGGGCTGCCCAGCTCCCAAAGCAG GTCACCCTCAGCTATGGCGTCTTTGAGGGGAAACTCAACGTCATTAAGCTCCATGGCCCCTTCTCCCCTGAGGAGGACTCCTCCAG GTTTCGCTCCCTCCATTGTCTACTCTACCCGGATACTCCCTGGTGCCCACAGCTGGTGGCCCGATGA
- the MFNG gene encoding beta-1,3-N-acetylglucosaminyltransferase manic fringe isoform X3: MSSSQSRQPGPSTAPAWSCCSTRGSPGPGNRRSSSPTAWMKASRRDWVTLGPHLVVTNCSAEHSHPALSCKMAAEFDAFLASGLRWFCHVDDDNYLNPRALLKLLKTFPWTRDVYIGRPSLNRPIHASEPQPNNRTRLVQFWFATGGAGFCINRKLALKMAPWASGPRFVDTSALIRLPDDCTVGYIVECKLGGHLQPSPLFHSHLETLQLLGAAQLPKQVTLSYGVFEGKLNVIKLHGPFSPEEDSSRFRSLHCLLYPDTPWCPQLVAR; encoded by the exons ATGTCTTCATCGCAGTCAAGACAACCCGGGCCTTCCACCGCTCCCGCCTGGAGCTGCTGCTCGACACGTGGGTCTCCAGGACCAGGGAACAG aCGTTCATCTTCACCGACAGCCTGGATGAAGGCCTCCAGGAGAGACTGGGTAACTCTGG GGCCCCACCTCGTGGTCACCAACTGCTCTGCGGAGCACAGCCACCCTGCCCTGTCCTGCAAGATGGCTGCTGAGTTTGATGCCTTCTTGGCCAGCGGACTGAG GTGGTTCTGTCATGTGGATGACGACAACTATCTGAACCCGAGGGCGCTGCTGAAGCTGCTAAAAACCTTCCCGTGGACCCGCGACGTCTACATCGGCCGGCCCAGCCTGAACCGGCCTATCCACGCTTCTGAGCCGCAGCCGAACAACCGCACG AGGCTGGTACAGTTCTGGTTTGCCACCGGGGGCGCCGGCTTCTGCATCAACCGCaaactggctttgaagatggccCCATGGGCCAG TGGCCCCCGCTTCGTGGACACATCTGCCCTCATCCGGCTGCCTGACGACTGCACTGTGGGCTACATCGTCGAGTGCAAGCTGGGCGGCCACCTGCAGCCCAGCCCTCTCTTCCACTCCCACCTGGAGACCCTGCAGCTGCTGGGGGCTGCCCAGCTCCCAAAGCAG GTCACCCTCAGCTATGGCGTCTTTGAGGGGAAACTCAACGTCATTAAGCTCCATGGCCCCTTCTCCCCTGAGGAGGACTCCTCCAG GTTTCGCTCCCTCCATTGTCTACTCTACCCGGATACTCCCTGGTGCCCACAGCTGGTGGCCCGATGA
- the MFNG gene encoding beta-1,3-N-acetylglucosaminyltransferase manic fringe isoform X6: MAAEFDAFLASGLRWFCHVDDDNYLNPRALLKLLKTFPWTRDVYIGRPSLNRPIHASEPQPNNRTRLVQFWFATGGAGFCINRKLALKMAPWASGPRFVDTSALIRLPDDCTVGYIVECKLGGHLQPSPLFHSHLETLQLLGAAQLPKQVTLSYGVFEGKLNVIKLHGPFSPEEDSSRFRSLHCLLYPDTPWCPQLVAR, translated from the exons ATGGCTGCTGAGTTTGATGCCTTCTTGGCCAGCGGACTGAG GTGGTTCTGTCATGTGGATGACGACAACTATCTGAACCCGAGGGCGCTGCTGAAGCTGCTAAAAACCTTCCCGTGGACCCGCGACGTCTACATCGGCCGGCCCAGCCTGAACCGGCCTATCCACGCTTCTGAGCCGCAGCCGAACAACCGCACG AGGCTGGTACAGTTCTGGTTTGCCACCGGGGGCGCCGGCTTCTGCATCAACCGCaaactggctttgaagatggccCCATGGGCCAG TGGCCCCCGCTTCGTGGACACATCTGCCCTCATCCGGCTGCCTGACGACTGCACTGTGGGCTACATCGTCGAGTGCAAGCTGGGCGGCCACCTGCAGCCCAGCCCTCTCTTCCACTCCCACCTGGAGACCCTGCAGCTGCTGGGGGCTGCCCAGCTCCCAAAGCAG GTCACCCTCAGCTATGGCGTCTTTGAGGGGAAACTCAACGTCATTAAGCTCCATGGCCCCTTCTCCCCTGAGGAGGACTCCTCCAG GTTTCGCTCCCTCCATTGTCTACTCTACCCGGATACTCCCTGGTGCCCACAGCTGGTGGCCCGATGA